A DNA window from Zingiber officinale cultivar Zhangliang chromosome 3A, Zo_v1.1, whole genome shotgun sequence contains the following coding sequences:
- the LOC122051165 gene encoding trihelix transcription factor DF1-like, protein MQSSYGGVSEIQQFMVESCGPGAPPLFSSTAADIHSAVAGGGNPLKYQTPPPPPAAAGLPPHFAHFHSIPITQQLFQQPPPAAAHQFQLFHPHHHQLNYQPLEPRRLQIPHHQLGLDQDSGAENSASSARVTIPTAGGGLPSFLAEAMNFKLAVNESSGGGSREGINDEDGILRGGDDDGSESRLHHWQRDDESSIKELSWRPLDLDMDYINRNNKRCKNKEPESSINGAGKVSKKNKEEVGTGSSNYKIFSELEAIYKPGGSGGGVGVGGVNQTGSGSALTGDETPLLHAAAMAPPGLAAASDCVGGMSETSAGEEAGRAGKKFSNNSSSSGRRRRKGRRWQRRLSSMATFFENLVKQLMDHQEGLHRKFLEAMESREQERTSREEAWRKQEAANSCREAAARASERKLASSREAAIITFLENITGESLNLPPKPQFSDENNINNCNDNNLQIEAYNEAAFGDQESNKVQFNTTRWPKTEVQALIRVRSGLESQFQEPGLKGPLWEEVSATMATMGYLRSAKRCKEKWENINKYFRKTKESGKKRPQHSKTCPYFQQLDQLYSATKSSHNKDNILKEQRPIEEDDSEKKHDDDDTTEHKLNDNSELLDAIVVPPAASDFPSLKFGFGFDFNDKVADENTQDGGATPNTDRNGDENENENDEDEEQVGEEDDDDDEEEAEGDQEGEAEEGEGENQQHRTRHQLDQEVDELHDTSLFFQRLQS, encoded by the exons ATGCAGTCGAGTTATGGAGGAGTGTCGGAGATCCAGCAATTCATGGTGGAAAGCTGCGGGCCCGGCGCGCCTCCTCTGTTCTCCAGCACCGCCGCCGACATCCACTCGGCAGTGGCTGGAGGCGGTAACCCTCTCAAGTACCAGACGCCGCCGCCCCCGCCGGCGGCGGCGGGGCTGCCTCCTCACTTTGCGCATTTCCACTCCATTCCTATCACCCAGCAGCTCTTCCAGCAGCCGCCTCCGGCGGCGGCGCACCAATTCCAGCTCTTCCATCCTCACCACCACCAACTGAACTACCAGCCGCTGGAGCCGCGGCGGTTGCAGATTCCGCACCACCAGCTCGGACTGGACCAGGATTCCGGCGCCGAGAACTCTGCCTCGTCGGCGCGTGTCACTATCCCAACTGCCGGCGGCGGCCTGCCCTCGTTTCTGGCTGAGGCCATGAATTTTAAGCTGGCTGTGAACGAGAGCAGCGGCGGCGGAAGCCGCGAGGGCATCAACGATGAAGATGGCATCTTGCGAGGAGGAGACGACGACGGTTCGGAGAGTCGTCTTCATCACTGGCAGAGAGACGACGAGTCTTCCATTAAAGAGCTCTCCTG GAGGCCATTGGATTTGGATATGGACTACATCAACAGGAATAATAAAAGGTGCAAGAACAAGGAGCCGGAGAGCTCGATTAACGGCGCCGGCAAGGTCTCCAAGAAGAACAAAGAGGAAGTCGGCACAGGGAGCAGCAATTACAAGATCTTTAGTGAATTAGAGGCCATCTACAAGCCCGGCGGCAGCGGTGGCGGTGTCGGTGTCGGCGGCGTCAATCAGACTGGCTCCGGCTCGGCGCTCACCGGCGATGAGACCCCTCTGTTGCACGCCGCTGCCATGGCTCCCCCGGGACTGGCTGCAGCCTCTGACTGCGTCGGCGGAATGTCAGAGACGTCGGCAGGAGAGGAGGCTGGGCGGGCAGGGAAGAAATTCAGCAACAACAGCAGCAGCAgcgggaggaggaggagaaaaggGCGGCGGTGGCAGCGGCGGCTAAGCTCGATGGCTACCTTCTTCGAGAACTTGGTCAAGCAGCTGATGGACCACCAGGAGGGCCTCCACCGGAAGTTCCTCGAGGCGATGGAGAGCCGGGAGCAGGAGCGGACCAGCCGCGAGGAGGCATGGCGGAAGCAGGAGGCGGCCAACTCCTGCCGCGAGGCCGCGGCGCGCGCCAGCGAACGCAAACTCGCCTCCTCTCGCGAGGCCGCCATCATAACCTTCCTCGAAAATATCACCGGCGAGAGCTTAAATCTCCCTCCGAAGCCCCAATTCTCCGACGAAAATAACATTAACAATTGCAACGACAACAACCTCCAAATCGAGGCCTACAACGAGGCGGCGTTCGGGGATCAAGAAAGCAACAAGGTGCAGTTCAACACGACTAGGTGGCCGAAGACGGAGGTCCAGGCGCTGATCCGCGTCCGCAGCGGCCTGGAGTCGCAGTTCCAGGAGCCAGGGCTGAAAGGTCCCCTGTGGGAGGAGGTGAGCGCCACCATGGCCACCATGGGCTACCTCCGCAGCGCCAAGCGATGCAAAGAGAAGTGGGAGAACATCAACAAGTACTTCAGGAAGACCAAGGAAAGCGGGAAGAAGCGGCCGCAGCACTCCAAGACCTGCCCTTACTTCCAACAGCTCGACCAACTCTACTCCGCCACCAAGTCCTCTCACAACAAAGACAATATTCTCAAGGAGCAGAGGCCAATAGAAGAAGACGATTCCGAGAAAAAACACGACGACGACGACACTACCGAACACAAATTAAATGACAACTCTGAGCTACTCGACGCCATCGTCGTGCCTCCGGCCGCCTCCGATTTCCCAAGCCTCAAGTTCGGCTTCGGCTTCGACTTCAACGACAAAGTGGCCGACGAAAATACCCAAGATGGTGGAGCGACTCCAAATACAGATCGCAATGGTGACGAAAACGAAAATGAAAACGACGAGGATGAGGAGCAAGTtggggaagaagatgatgatgatgatgaagaagaagcggAAGGTGATCAAGAAGGAGAAGCAgaagaaggggaaggggaaaaCCAGCAACATAGAAC